The genomic DNA CTTCACGAAGTCTTCCACCACTGGCGCGGATAGCCTGTAGGCCTCCTCCTTCGCCTCCCGGTCCTTGTAAACTTTGGGGCCTTTCAGCATCCCCAGCGCCATGACCGCGCCCGTCAGCGCACCGCAGGTCAGGCCCGCGCGGGCGGTTCCGGCGCCAAAGGGGGCGGCCAGGGCGAGGTAGTCCAGCGGGTCGCCGTCGGCCAGCTCCAACAGCGCCGACATGACGGCCATGGTGCAGTTGTAGCCTTCCTCGGCGAAAAGCTCGCGGGCCCGGTCCACCGCCCGCACGACCTTCTCCTCATCCATCGGCAACCTCTGAAAAATGGAGACAAGGGGTTTTGCCAGGGGCATAGCTCGCTTTGCTCGGTTAAACCCCTTGCCTTCTAGTGGTTGATGAGCTCCGCGTCCCGGGAAAAGCTGAAGTCGTCGTCGTAGCCCGGTTTGTGGCATTGGGCGCAGACGCGCGCCTCGACCGCGGGCGGCCGCTCGCCCGACGGGTGCTCCGCCGGGGTCTCGTGGCACATCTGGCAGCCGACCTCGGTGAGGTCCGGCGTGAGCTCGACGCTGCCGAAGCCGCCGGGCCGGCCGAAGCCCGTGGAGTGGCACCGGATGCACTCCAGGTTCCGGTCGTCCCCCGTGGCGACGAGGGACTCCCAGGCGTGGGCGTGGGGGGTGGAGGACCACTGGGCGTACTGGTCCGCGTGGCAGGCGCCGCAGTAATCCGCCCCGTGCCAGGCGTACTCGCCTTCGGGCTTGTAGAAGCGCTCCAGCCAGTCCGCGTACCGTTCCTGTTCGTAGGCCAGGATGACGGCGCGCGTCGCCGGGTCCACCTCGAGCACCTCGCCGTCCACGGGGATCGCCTCGTAGGATACCAGCCGCCCGAGGGTGTCGGGGTCGAGACTCAGCCGGACGACGCCCACGTAGCGCCCCTTCCGGCCGGGCCAGACGATGGGTGTCGTGTAGGAGAGCTCCGGCTCCCGCCGGAAGAGCCCCGAATGACCGCCGCCGACCAGGTCCACCTGGGGGAAATTTTCCGCGATTTCCACCTCGCCGGGCACGCCCAGATGCGAAAGAACGATGACGATGTCGCAGCCCGCCGCCTGGAGACTCGCAACCGCCTCCCGCAGCGGCTCCCGCCAGTCCGACACCCCGTAGCCCAACGCGGCCAGGTCGGGGCCGGTGGCGAAACAGTCGGGGTGAATCACCGCCGCGAGGCCGACCTTCACCCCGCCGCGTTCCAGGATGAGCGTCGCCGGGAAGGGGGGCCGGTCTTTCTCCAGGGGGGTTAGGTTGGCGCAGGCGAAGGGGAGCTCCCCCAGGAGCCGGGCCGGCGTCATCTCTCCGCCCAACAGGTCCTGGTCGCCCAGGGCGATGAGGTCGTAGGCGGCCAAAAGGTATACGTCAAGCACCGCCTCCGCCTTGCGGGGCTTGTCGTCCACGCCGAAGAGGTCCCCGGTGTCCACGAGAATCAGGTCGGGGTCCTCTTCGCGCAGGCTTTTAATCAGGCTGGCTCTCTCCGCCAGCCCGCCCAACCGGTTGGCCGGTCACCCACAGGTGGCCAGCTCCCCCCAGGTGTCGCTGGTGACGACGACGGTCAGCACGGGGCCGTCGTCCGTCACGGTGGCGATGACCAGGGAGAGCGCCGCGGTCAGGGCTAGAGCGGCGATCACGATGAGCGGTTTGGTCATGGTGATACCAAAAAGGAGCCTCGGCCCCATTATACTACGCCGGAGACAGAGACAAGGGGTTTAAACCCCTTGCCCTTCCTTCTTCCCCCCTCGGGGGGAATCACCAG from bacterium includes the following:
- a CDS encoding C-GCAxxG-C-C family protein, with the translated sequence MDEEKVVRAVDRARELFAEEGYNCTMAVMSALLELADGDPLDYLALAAPFGAGTARAGLTCGALTGAVMALGMLKGPKVYKDREAKEEAYRLSAPVVEDFVKRMGSALCADITGVDLADKEGRRRFVELNVQELKCVPAVELAARLGAEVILLPGA
- a CDS encoding multiheme c-type cytochrome gives rise to the protein MGGLAERASLIKSLREEDPDLILVDTGDLFGVDDKPRKAEAVLDVYLLAAYDLIALGDQDLLGGEMTPARLLGELPFACANLTPLEKDRPPFPATLILERGGVKVGLAAVIHPDCFATGPDLAALGYGVSDWREPLREAVASLQAAGCDIVIVLSHLGVPGEVEIAENFPQVDLVGGGHSGLFRREPELSYTTPIVWPGRKGRYVGVVRLSLDPDTLGRLVSYEAIPVDGEVLEVDPATRAVILAYEQERYADWLERFYKPEGEYAWHGADYCGACHADQYAQWSSTPHAHAWESLVATGDDRNLECIRCHSTGFGRPGGFGSVELTPDLTEVGCQMCHETPAEHPSGERPPAVEARVCAQCHKPGYDDDFSFSRDAELINH